Genomic segment of Triticum dicoccoides isolate Atlit2015 ecotype Zavitan unplaced genomic scaffold, WEW_v2.0 scaffold211474, whole genome shotgun sequence:
ATGGTCTCTGGCGTGGCTTCCGGGAGGCGGGGGAGACGCGACGAGCGGCGCCAATGCTGGACTGCTGCATCATGGACGGCGGGGCTTAACGGGCCCGCTTCGGGGCCTGGCTGGGCCAGGGGTGGCCCGGCATGCCCCGCTGCCGCGTCCGGACGGCGACCGCAACGGTGCCATAGGCACGGGCCTCCCGCACGACGGCAGTGGACGTGGTTCCCTCCCGCTCGGCTTGGGGGTTGCCGCTCCCGTCATGGTGCGCTTCTCTCCAGtcctcttggcctcgtggtggtgttCGTAGTGAGGCGGTGTGGGTGGCGGCGCAACTGCGTTGGCGCATGGTGGTGGGCAGCGGTTTGGCGGGTCGGCTCCGTCCGGTTGGGCAGTTGGGTTTggagtgcgggagaaatccttgccggttTTGGCCCCTATGCGGTGACACCTGTgggtgccaccattccttcctGGAGCGTGTCGGAGGTATCCATCCACCACCCCCTTCCGCgtgccaggggaaaccctaggactcgttCGGGCAGCAACGTCGTCAGCGTCGCATCCCTTCTTGGATTTCAGCACAAATTGACTACCTACCATATGCACAAAAAGGGTTTCTATAAAGCTAGCTTGTCAAAATTGTTACACTATTAATTAGGATCAAGAATAATCCTAAATCTTCTCTAGGGCTTGGAGAATGTCATCCCTGAGATCCTCAAACTTCTCAACCCCGAAGCTAAACCTCACCAAGTTGTCCTTGATCCCATTCTTGGCCTTCTCCTCATCATTCTCCCCCCTGATAAATACACAATCCATGCAATATAAGTCAAAATGTCGACCATAAATATATATAGTGAATCGTCCTCTAAGTTGCAAACGAGAGAAACCCTAGAGCGCCACATACCAGAAGGACATGACCGCCGGCTGTTGCACGAGGCTCTCACACCCGCCAAGAGAGGTTGCAATGAAGGGTATCTCCAATGCGTCGATGAACCTCATGACGCCGTGCAGGTCTGACGCCACCTTGAAGCTGATGACGCCACCGCAACCAGTCATCTGGCTGTTGGCGATGTGGTGCCATGGGCTGCTGATGAGTCCAGGGTAGTACACCCGCTCAATCTTGGGATGGTTCTCGAGCAAGCGCGCCATGCGCAATGCAGTGCTGTTTTGTGTTTCCACGCGAAGCAGCATCGTCTTGAGGCCGCGTATGATCATGTAGGCTGCGTCCTGCAGTAATTCAGTTGCAGTGCAAGTGGTAAGCTTTAAAATCTAGTTTTCTTAAATAAGAATGAGTGCTAACATATGTACTACAGTTAATATATACTACATACCGGACTAATGGCGCCGCCGAGGTCGTGATGCCACGCACGGATCCTAGAGATGAGCGCATCCGAGCCACTGATGCATCCTGCAATGACCTGAAATGGAATGACACGATCAGAAGTCTTAAACTACATTGACACTACTAGTGATCATGGAAGTAAAGGATCAAAATGGCAGTGTAATTGTATGATCTACGAAAATACATCTGATATAGGGTAGCTACTCACGTCGTGATGGCCGGCAATGTATTTTGTGGCAGAGTGCACGACGATGTCGGCCCCGAGGGTGAGCGGCTTCTGATTGATGGGCGAGGCGAGGGTGCTGTCGATGCACACTAGAGCCCCTTTGCGGTGACAC
This window contains:
- the LOC119345168 gene encoding cystathionine gamma-synthase 1, chloroplastic-like; this translates as STLVTSSGMNAIVATLLALVLPGAGHVVTTTECYSEARAFIRDKLSKMGIKVTFIELNDMDTLKAVLDHGDVTLFYTDCPTNPHLKCIDIKLVAELCHRKGALVCIDSTLASPINQKPLTLGADIVVHSATKYIAGHHDVIAGCISGSDALISRIRAWHHDLGGAISPDAAYMIIRGLKTMLLRVETQNSTALRMARLLENHPKIERVYYPGLISSPWHHIANSQMTGCGGVISFKVASDLHGVMRFIDALEIPFIATSLGGCESLVQQPAVMSFWGENDEEKAKNGIKDNLVRFSFGVEKFEDLRDDILQALEKI